A stretch of Amycolatopsis balhimycina FH 1894 DNA encodes these proteins:
- the rplK gene encoding 50S ribosomal protein L11, which translates to MPPKKKKLAAIIKLQIKAGAANPAPPVGPALGQHGVNIMEFCKAYNAATESQRGDVVPVEISVYEDRSFDFKLKTPPAARLLLKAAGVEKGSGEPHKTKVAKVTWDQVREIAKTKETDLNAHDIDQAAKIIAGTARSMGITVVDA; encoded by the coding sequence ATGCCACCCAAGAAGAAGAAGCTTGCGGCGATCATCAAGCTGCAGATCAAGGCGGGTGCGGCCAACCCCGCGCCGCCGGTCGGCCCCGCGCTGGGTCAGCACGGCGTCAACATCATGGAGTTCTGCAAGGCCTACAACGCCGCGACCGAGTCGCAGCGCGGGGACGTCGTCCCGGTCGAGATCTCCGTGTACGAGGACCGGTCGTTCGACTTCAAGCTGAAGACGCCGCCGGCCGCGCGCCTGCTGCTCAAGGCTGCTGGTGTCGAGAAGGGCTCCGGCGAGCCGCACAAGACCAAGGTCGCCAAGGTTACTTGGGACCAGGTCCGCGAGATCGCCAAGACCAAGGAGACCGACCTCAACGCGCACGACATCGACCAGGCCGCGAAGATCATCGCCGGCACTGCTCGTTCGATGGGCATCACGGTCGTCGACGCCTGA